In Fluviispira sanaruensis, a genomic segment contains:
- the gyrA gene encoding DNA gyrase subunit A has translation MSQEKMSVVTANINDEMKNAYLDYAMSVIVSRALPDVRDGMKPVHRRVLYAMYEQNNVHNKAYKKSARIVGDVLGKYHPHSDTSVYDALVRLAQDFSLRYPLIDGQGNFGSIDGDSPAAMRYTEVRLAKISESLMGSIEEDTVDFGPNYDNSEVQPLVLPSVLPQLLVNGQSGIAVGMATNIPPHNLTEILDALIFMIEKGSSTIEQLMAYVKGPDFPSYGMICGLKGIHDAYRTGRGSIVVRGKATVESTKNGREQIIVTELPYQVNKLTWIEKIAELVKQEEIQGISDIRDESNKEGIRVVIEVKKGENAEVLLNHLYKRTRLQDSFGVNMVCIVRGAPRLLNLKECLEYFLEHRLEVITRRTTFRLRKAQDRLHILDGLKIAVDNIDKVVSIIRAADSRDDAKEKLISAYALSDKQVTAILDMRLSQLTGLERDKIIAEHKETLVIIADLKDILEKPERVKAIAKEEFINLKNSHGDERRTEIATEAGDVDIASLIPPANVFVTFSSTGYIKRVNQDEFRIQNRAGKGKTGAALKENDVVKFTFHAHTHDYVLMFSNLGKVYSFKVYELPEASATARGKSINQILTMSSNEQITAMLPVKEFTENQHILMVTKEGVIKKTELSSFSNIRVGGLRAVTLEEGDTLVSVKITTGTDEVVIATAHGQAVRFSEGDVRSMGRTARGVKGITLDEVDKDFVVAAEVVRPDECVLVVTENGYGKRSKLEEYRKTSRGGKGVKTIKISERNGNVISMMSVNAESDIMLTTNTGRVLRIKVSSLRVMGRVTQGVCLMRILDEEKIVSVSTPSEFDDTPVTQIESVEEVE, from the coding sequence ATGTCACAAGAAAAAATGAGTGTTGTTACTGCAAATATTAATGATGAAATGAAAAATGCATATCTTGATTATGCAATGAGCGTTATTGTGAGCCGTGCTCTCCCCGATGTGCGTGATGGTATGAAACCTGTTCACAGACGAGTTTTATATGCGATGTATGAACAAAATAATGTTCATAATAAAGCCTATAAAAAATCGGCACGTATTGTCGGGGATGTATTGGGTAAATATCACCCACACAGCGATACTTCTGTTTATGATGCTCTTGTTCGCTTGGCTCAAGACTTTTCGTTACGTTATCCGCTGATTGATGGTCAGGGGAACTTCGGATCTATCGACGGTGACTCTCCAGCTGCAATGCGTTACACTGAAGTCCGCTTGGCTAAAATATCAGAATCGCTTATGGGCTCTATTGAAGAAGATACGGTAGATTTTGGCCCAAACTATGATAATAGCGAAGTTCAACCCCTTGTGCTCCCTTCCGTTTTGCCACAGCTCTTAGTAAATGGTCAGAGTGGTATTGCTGTAGGTATGGCCACAAATATTCCTCCACATAACTTAACTGAAATTCTCGATGCACTTATTTTCATGATTGAAAAGGGCAGTTCTACAATTGAACAACTCATGGCTTATGTTAAGGGTCCTGATTTTCCTTCATACGGAATGATTTGCGGACTAAAAGGCATTCATGATGCCTATCGCACTGGCCGTGGAAGCATAGTTGTTCGCGGAAAAGCCACAGTCGAATCTACTAAAAATGGTAGAGAACAAATTATTGTGACAGAGCTTCCTTACCAAGTTAATAAACTCACATGGATTGAAAAGATTGCTGAACTTGTCAAGCAAGAAGAAATTCAAGGAATTTCTGATATTCGTGATGAAAGTAACAAAGAAGGCATTCGCGTCGTTATTGAAGTTAAAAAAGGCGAAAATGCAGAGGTTCTATTAAATCACCTGTATAAGCGAACCCGTTTACAAGACTCTTTTGGCGTAAATATGGTTTGTATTGTGCGTGGTGCTCCTCGACTTCTAAATCTAAAAGAATGTCTCGAGTACTTCTTAGAACACCGCCTCGAAGTGATTACGCGTCGCACAACGTTTAGACTACGCAAAGCACAAGATAGACTCCATATATTAGATGGTTTAAAAATTGCTGTTGATAATATCGATAAAGTTGTCAGTATTATTCGGGCTGCAGATAGCCGTGATGATGCCAAAGAAAAATTAATTTCAGCTTATGCTCTGTCTGATAAACAGGTCACTGCAATTTTAGATATGCGTTTATCACAATTAACAGGATTAGAACGCGATAAAATTATTGCAGAACACAAGGAAACACTAGTTATAATTGCGGACTTAAAAGATATTCTCGAAAAACCTGAAAGAGTTAAAGCTATTGCTAAAGAAGAATTTATTAATTTAAAAAATTCTCATGGTGATGAAAGAAGAACAGAAATTGCGACTGAAGCCGGCGATGTTGATATCGCAAGTCTTATTCCTCCAGCAAATGTTTTTGTTACTTTTTCAAGTACAGGTTATATTAAACGCGTCAATCAAGATGAATTTAGAATTCAAAATAGAGCTGGAAAAGGTAAAACAGGTGCTGCATTAAAAGAAAATGATGTGGTTAAATTTACGTTCCATGCACATACTCATGATTATGTATTGATGTTCTCTAACCTTGGTAAAGTTTATAGCTTTAAAGTGTATGAATTACCTGAAGCTTCTGCTACTGCCCGTGGTAAATCAATCAATCAAATACTTACAATGTCAAGTAACGAACAAATCACTGCTATGTTACCTGTGAAAGAATTTACTGAAAACCAACATATTCTAATGGTAACAAAAGAAGGTGTGATTAAGAAAACCGAGCTTTCTTCATTCTCAAACATTCGTGTAGGCGGTTTACGCGCTGTTACATTAGAAGAGGGTGACACACTTGTTTCTGTGAAAATAACGACAGGTACAGACGAAGTTGTCATTGCAACGGCTCACGGCCAAGCGGTTCGTTTTAGTGAAGGCGATGTGCGCAGTATGGGGCGCACGGCACGCGGTGTCAAAGGAATTACCTTAGATGAAGTAGATAAAGACTTTGTTGTGGCAGCTGAAGTGGTGCGTCCAGACGAGTGTGTCTTGGTTGTAACAGAAAATGGTTATGGCAAGAGAAGTAAGCTCGAAGAATACAGAAAAACAAGTCGCGGTGGCAAAGGTGTAAAGACCATTAAAATCAGCGAACGCAATGGCAATGTTATCAGTATGATGTCGGTTAACGCAGAGTCTGACATCATGCTCACCACCAATACAGGTCGCGTATTAAGAATTAAAGTGAGTTCTTTACGTGTTATGGGAAGAGTGACGCAAGGCGTTTGTCTCATGCGAATTTTGGATGAAGAAAAAATTGTTTCTGTTTCTACACCAAGCGAGTTCGACGACACCCCTGTTACACAAATAGAATCTGTAGAAGAAGTAGAGTAA